Proteins encoded by one window of Chondromyces crocatus:
- a CDS encoding HEAT repeat domain-containing protein, translated as MIAPATAPALASALTDPGFTPGRRHFSELLDLVARGDESLGELAEKALRRVGSAALPAALARAADALPRERALLIRLIGRIAMTLIEAPPNAAPPSSAATPSTPVAPAGEAQEGQANDMHTTSTEAAPLAAVRAFLLAQLRDEDARTRRLSAVALGKLGEGPTPGEMEEALLAAARQETSLDARRAMLSALGRVGGREALALLEGLSLDQEVDTARSRAALMVKRTLSRERASSIRAEVKPERPMKIAARCRPGLERILQEELATVGEKMPKVAHDPPGGVRVELSLTKPLSALFQARTMLSFALALPARALRAGEDVADAVAERLLSREAGAALRGLTSGPVRYRVAWAAGGKRRAMTWKVAQAVQARAPDLVNDPRDSVWEVHVHESHDRVRVELSPSVPDPRFAYRQGDVPAASHPTLAAALARIAGARPDDVVWDPFVGSGLELCERAKLGPYRRLIGSDIDPDALTVARKNLNAASAQGFELFEYDALSFGLPWGRAGKGRGDGEAPTLIITNPPMGRRVHRRADLGDMLERFIRCVAGVLAPGGRLVWISPMPARTESAAERSGLQAGLLTSIDMGGFEAQIQVFSREIDDARETRSAPRQSANRSPVQGESRHRRPDHDGDEHQDQHAAPGRPRGRLVGKNEPTPGRSERRRGGRT; from the coding sequence ATGATTGCCCCCGCCACTGCCCCCGCGCTCGCCAGCGCACTCACCGACCCTGGCTTCACGCCCGGGCGGCGTCACTTTTCGGAGTTGCTCGATCTCGTCGCGAGAGGTGACGAGAGCCTCGGTGAGCTCGCCGAGAAGGCGCTGCGCCGCGTGGGCTCCGCTGCTTTGCCTGCTGCGCTCGCCCGAGCGGCCGATGCGCTGCCTCGAGAGCGCGCGCTGCTGATCCGGTTGATCGGTCGAATCGCGATGACCCTGATCGAGGCGCCTCCGAACGCTGCCCCCCCCAGCAGCGCAGCGACCCCATCGACGCCCGTGGCGCCTGCAGGTGAAGCTCAGGAAGGCCAGGCCAACGACATGCACACGACATCCACGGAGGCGGCGCCGCTTGCTGCGGTCCGGGCGTTCCTGCTCGCACAGCTCCGCGACGAGGACGCGCGGACGCGGCGGCTCTCTGCGGTGGCCCTCGGAAAGCTCGGCGAGGGACCCACACCTGGCGAGATGGAGGAGGCGCTGCTGGCGGCGGCGCGCCAGGAGACCTCGCTGGATGCGCGGCGCGCGATGCTCTCGGCACTGGGTCGCGTGGGCGGGCGCGAGGCGCTCGCGCTGCTCGAAGGGCTGTCGCTGGACCAAGAGGTCGACACGGCGCGCTCGCGGGCCGCGCTGATGGTGAAGCGGACGCTGTCGCGCGAGCGCGCATCGTCGATCCGCGCCGAGGTGAAGCCGGAGCGTCCGATGAAGATTGCGGCGCGCTGTCGACCAGGACTGGAGCGAATCCTCCAGGAAGAGCTCGCCACCGTCGGCGAGAAGATGCCGAAGGTCGCACACGACCCGCCCGGCGGCGTACGCGTGGAGCTGTCGCTGACGAAGCCACTGTCGGCACTGTTCCAGGCCCGGACGATGCTGTCGTTCGCGCTGGCCTTGCCGGCGCGTGCGCTGCGGGCCGGCGAGGACGTGGCCGACGCGGTGGCAGAGCGGTTGCTCTCGCGCGAGGCAGGCGCGGCACTCCGCGGACTCACCTCGGGGCCGGTTCGTTACCGGGTGGCATGGGCGGCTGGTGGCAAGCGGCGGGCGATGACATGGAAGGTCGCGCAGGCAGTGCAAGCGCGCGCGCCCGATCTGGTGAACGATCCGCGCGACAGCGTCTGGGAGGTCCATGTTCACGAGTCGCACGATCGGGTGCGCGTGGAGCTGTCGCCGAGCGTGCCGGATCCGCGCTTCGCTTACCGGCAAGGTGACGTGCCGGCAGCATCGCATCCGACCCTCGCGGCAGCGCTGGCGCGGATCGCCGGGGCTCGACCCGACGACGTGGTGTGGGATCCGTTCGTCGGCTCGGGGCTCGAGCTCTGCGAGCGAGCGAAGCTCGGCCCCTATCGCCGCCTGATCGGCTCGGACATCGATCCGGACGCGCTCACGGTGGCGCGGAAAAACCTGAACGCGGCGAGCGCGCAAGGGTTCGAGCTGTTCGAGTACGACGCGCTCTCGTTCGGGTTGCCCTGGGGTCGCGCAGGAAAGGGACGGGGGGATGGTGAGGCACCCACGCTGATCATCACCAACCCGCCCATGGGACGCCGCGTGCATCGACGAGCCGACCTCGGCGACATGCTGGAACGCTTCATTCGCTGCGTGGCGGGGGTACTCGCCCCTGGGGGCAGGCTCGTGTGGATCTCGCCAATGCCGGCGCGAACCGAGTCGGCCGCAGAGCGATCAGGTCTTCAGGCCGGGCTGCTCACATCGATCGACATGGGCGGGTTCGAGGCGCAGATCCAGGTCTTCTCCAGAGAGATCGACGACGCCCGCGAGACGCGAAGCGCCCCCAGGCAGAGCGCCAACCGCTCGCCTGTTCAGGGCGAGAGCCGCCACCGCCGCCCCGACCACGACGGCGACGAGCATCAGGATCAACACGCTGCGCCAGGGCGCCCGCGCGGGCGGTTGGTCGGGAAGAACGAACCCACCCCCGGGCGCAGCGAACGGAGACGCGGCGGCCGGACCTGA
- a CDS encoding hemolysin family protein — protein sequence MTIVYLLATALLVLLNAFFVASEFAIVKMRPTRLEQLVREGNARARLALRISQRLDAYLSANQLGITLASLGLGWLGEPAIAHLIEPFLEPLGSWSGIGAHGIAIAISFIVITALHTVIGELAPKSLAIQRTEQVTLFAAWPLHGFFLFAWPIIWVLNSLANAFVRLLGLQPAKEEEIAHTSEELRLLLTRSPAGLDPALRSMLVRIFDLRRRTARNVMSLRTDAATLRGNMTIDEAVKLAGDAGYSRYPVLDETGKTVLGYLHLRDLFDVLSGRRRASRVAELLRKPIFARENTTVERLRLEMQARQVPVAIITSATGEFIGLVTMEDLLEEIVGEIRDENDEEVPPIHRRGGGIVDVDGRVLLADLERDAHIVLLPEMKSVETVGGYMIARLEHPPEAGERVECDGYTLVAIDVAGRRVRRVRIVPTEAEAAPPPKE from the coding sequence ATGACGATCGTTTATCTCCTGGCCACCGCGCTCCTCGTGCTGTTGAACGCCTTCTTCGTCGCGTCGGAGTTCGCGATCGTGAAGATGCGTCCGACGCGGCTGGAGCAGCTGGTGCGCGAAGGGAATGCGCGTGCGCGGCTGGCCCTGCGCATCTCGCAGCGACTCGACGCGTATCTCTCGGCAAACCAGCTGGGCATCACCCTCGCCTCTCTGGGTCTCGGCTGGCTCGGCGAGCCGGCCATCGCGCACCTCATCGAGCCGTTCCTGGAGCCGCTCGGGAGCTGGTCCGGCATCGGTGCGCACGGAATTGCGATCGCGATCTCGTTCATCGTGATCACCGCGCTGCACACCGTGATCGGAGAGCTGGCGCCGAAGTCGCTCGCCATCCAGCGAACCGAGCAAGTCACCCTGTTCGCTGCCTGGCCGCTGCACGGCTTCTTCCTCTTCGCCTGGCCGATCATCTGGGTTCTGAACTCACTGGCGAATGCATTCGTCCGCCTCCTCGGGCTCCAGCCTGCGAAGGAGGAAGAGATCGCGCACACCTCCGAGGAGTTGCGGTTGTTGCTCACGCGGAGCCCCGCAGGCCTCGATCCGGCGCTCCGCAGCATGCTGGTCCGGATCTTCGATCTGCGTCGTCGTACGGCGCGTAACGTGATGTCGCTGCGCACGGACGCGGCCACGTTGCGCGGGAACATGACGATCGACGAGGCGGTCAAGCTTGCCGGGGACGCGGGCTACTCGCGCTACCCGGTGCTCGACGAGACGGGCAAGACGGTGCTCGGTTACCTGCACCTGCGCGATCTGTTCGACGTGCTGAGCGGGCGGCGCCGCGCGTCGCGCGTGGCGGAGCTGTTGCGGAAGCCCATCTTCGCGCGAGAGAACACCACCGTGGAGCGGCTGCGTCTGGAGATGCAGGCGCGCCAGGTCCCCGTGGCGATCATCACCTCGGCCACGGGGGAGTTCATCGGTCTCGTCACGATGGAGGATCTGCTCGAGGAGATCGTCGGCGAGATCCGTGACGAGAATGACGAGGAGGTGCCGCCGATCCACCGGCGGGGTGGTGGCATCGTCGATGTCGATGGGCGGGTGCTCCTGGCCGATCTGGAGAGGGATGCGCACATCGTGCTGCTGCCCGAGATGAAGAGCGTGGAGACGGTCGGCGGGTACATGATCGCGCGCCTTGAGCACCCTCCGGAGGCCGGGGAGCGCGTCGAGTGTGATGGGTACACGCTGGTGGCGATCGACGTCGCGGGGCGCCGAGTGCGCCGGGTGCGCATCGTGCCGACCGAAGCAGAGGCAGCGCCGCCGCCCAAGGAGTGA
- a CDS encoding XdhC family protein, whose product MPDLSQLIPRTALPHEVLRVALDALERGRRVVLASVVARHGSAPSTPGQKLCLLEDLTAVGTVGGGAVEKAVLSAMGHALEDPTSAPRLDTFRLGASLGMCCGGSVEILIEPMHPAVHVLVVGAGHVGTFTAPLLAALGFRVTLCDARESAADLSRLVPLAAPPAGANLPPGLRVDEPRAAHAVRLVHAEHDDPEVAALFQGAFAEAAVVVMTHDHQLDQAAVEWAIQRGFGFVGAVGSRAKAARTRARLEAKGISETDMGRVRIPIGIDIGARTPAEIGVSIAAELIAWRAGRQRARWSAVNEALVEAPDPHAEVEA is encoded by the coding sequence ATGCCCGATCTGAGCCAGCTCATCCCGCGCACTGCCTTGCCGCACGAGGTCCTGCGCGTGGCCCTCGATGCGCTCGAGCGAGGACGGCGGGTCGTCCTTGCCTCGGTGGTGGCGCGTCATGGCTCGGCTCCCTCGACCCCTGGGCAGAAGCTCTGTCTCCTCGAAGATCTCACCGCGGTGGGCACCGTTGGTGGTGGCGCCGTGGAGAAGGCCGTCCTCTCCGCCATGGGACACGCCCTCGAGGACCCGACCAGTGCACCCCGGCTCGACACCTTCCGGCTCGGCGCCTCCCTCGGCATGTGCTGCGGCGGGTCCGTCGAGATTCTCATCGAGCCCATGCACCCGGCCGTCCACGTGCTCGTGGTGGGAGCGGGCCACGTCGGCACCTTCACGGCACCGCTCCTCGCAGCGCTCGGTTTCCGCGTCACCCTCTGCGACGCGCGCGAGTCGGCCGCGGATCTCTCACGCCTCGTCCCCCTGGCGGCCCCTCCTGCAGGCGCGAACCTCCCCCCGGGGTTGCGCGTCGACGAGCCGCGAGCCGCGCACGCCGTGCGTCTCGTTCATGCCGAGCACGATGATCCGGAGGTGGCCGCGCTCTTCCAGGGCGCTTTCGCCGAGGCGGCCGTGGTGGTGATGACCCACGACCACCAGCTCGACCAGGCAGCGGTCGAGTGGGCCATCCAGCGTGGCTTCGGCTTCGTGGGCGCGGTCGGTAGTCGCGCCAAGGCGGCTCGCACCCGTGCGCGCCTGGAGGCGAAGGGGATCAGCGAGACCGACATGGGCCGCGTGCGCATCCCCATCGGCATCGACATCGGAGCCCGCACCCCCGCCGAGATTGGCGTCTCCATCGCCGCCGAGCTCATCGCCTGGCGTGCTGGCCGTCAGCGCGCCCGCTGGTCCGCCGTCAACGAGGCCCTGGTCGAAGCCCCCGATCCCCACGCAGAGGTAGAAGCATGA
- a CDS encoding homocysteine S-methyltransferase family protein: MRGSRLGLVSRVAQVIGEPGQATSSVSADEASAVRPSSMRPLLMSCDALAALRALGVRLDPAAPLGRLIRETPEVVRDLYEAQIEAGVDVLCALTWGTAPRALAPIGMAFRAAALTGAAVDLALEATATVSRRVAVAGVLGRFPSSLSSAEAERLAEDYATHATRMAAAGCEILLACGFDASSAVPSGLAKLARRAAMVSANATQLATWVHLELTSGYRTADGESLEDAVRSAIEGGADSIVFDVDSAELAIGAMDRLKHVQYDGQIGFLLNASVGMKQPLETVSNAQGAHPVSLPDGSAGSALLNDPISLEAWVAAAMRLIDAGARIVGGGPGTTVEHLASLSKVLRESRRAPVWRRTV; this comes from the coding sequence ATGCGCGGGAGCCGTCTTGGGCTAGTTTCCCGAGTAGCTCAGGTGATCGGGGAGCCCGGACAAGCGACCAGCAGCGTCAGCGCGGACGAAGCGTCGGCCGTTCGTCCATCAAGCATGCGTCCGCTGTTGATGAGCTGTGATGCGCTGGCTGCGCTGCGTGCGCTCGGGGTCCGGCTCGACCCGGCTGCACCGCTGGGACGGTTGATCCGCGAGACACCGGAGGTGGTTCGCGACCTCTACGAGGCGCAGATCGAGGCCGGCGTCGACGTGCTCTGCGCGCTGACGTGGGGGACTGCGCCGCGGGCACTCGCGCCGATCGGCATGGCCTTTCGAGCTGCCGCGTTGACGGGGGCGGCCGTCGACCTCGCGCTGGAAGCGACCGCGACGGTCTCCCGGCGGGTGGCCGTTGCAGGGGTGCTCGGGCGTTTCCCGTCGAGCTTGTCGAGCGCCGAGGCGGAGCGACTCGCGGAAGATTACGCTACCCACGCCACGCGGATGGCCGCGGCCGGGTGTGAGATCTTGTTGGCATGCGGCTTCGACGCGAGTTCGGCGGTGCCGTCCGGGCTGGCGAAGCTGGCGCGACGTGCGGCCATGGTCAGCGCGAACGCGACCCAGCTGGCAACCTGGGTTCACCTCGAGCTCACGTCGGGCTACCGGACCGCGGATGGTGAGTCGCTGGAAGACGCCGTCAGGTCGGCGATCGAGGGTGGGGCGGACTCGATCGTGTTCGATGTGGACTCGGCCGAGCTTGCCATCGGCGCCATGGATCGGCTGAAGCACGTCCAGTACGACGGACAGATCGGTTTCTTGCTGAATGCATCGGTCGGGATGAAACAGCCGCTCGAAACGGTTTCGAACGCTCAGGGAGCTCATCCTGTGAGCCTCCCGGATGGGTCGGCTGGTTCGGCCTTGCTGAACGATCCGATCTCTCTCGAAGCGTGGGTTGCGGCCGCGATGCGGCTGATCGATGCGGGTGCGCGCATCGTTGGCGGTGGTCCTGGGACGACGGTGGAGCACCTCGCGTCGCTCTCGAAAGTCCTCCGCGAATCCCGGCGTGCGCCTGTCTGGCGACGAACGGTCTGA
- a CDS encoding VWA domain-containing protein, whose product MSRRFRIIAWTITCVALAGLLFWAYRRYVLLHPDPTLTWERSGVKYELLNPRMLGAVLLAPWFVAVLGASLADLPWQQRILSVFLRIAFVALIALGLSRLARTATTEKVATVYLVDVSDSVTEESLVDARAALARAYAEKPEDAVIKVITFARRPRLVEHAEATEDAEKQLPPIARHVDASGAQADLGAGSNLQAALQLAYGLYPPGYLKRAVLLSDGVQTDGDVIAEANRARDFGVRLHTIPYRRPAPPEVALRDLRMPDRVKVGETFEIHADIYASRATTARAKLKQGEMLNGLEGVKQLELKAGPNDVVFKSVVRVAGQVTYALDLEDIKDDTFKENNRWATTIDVPGRPAVLYVEGTPQHAGPLSSALTAQQLDVDVRPPAGFPGSIKELERYDFLIVSDTPKEAMSLQAQELIETYVRDLGGGFLFAGGESGYGLGGWYRTTMERILPVRMDNERKKEMPSVALSLVIDRSGSMTGLPLEMAKAAAKATAGVLGSDDLIEVVAFDTSPTRYVKMQPARNRSRIVGEIARIQPGGGTEIFSALDAAYQDMTVTQARKKHVILLTDGKAPTGGIRDLVSAMTAESITVTTVGLGSDVDEQLLKMIADTSGGRYHAVADPNNLPRIFTKETEMIARAAAVEEWFPVTQVGDAAFLRGIDVRTAPYLHGYVSTKMKPTPAQELLSSDTGEPILARWRIGLGWTLAWTSDVKARWAVEWLRWPGFERFWGQLVHEHMRQKHRRELDMKAEIVGGELRASVDAFAVDERFENNLSSKLSIIGPEPGGETRVVDMRQTAPGRYEVAVPLEKFGSFLLRAEHMREAADGSMKQAAVSYGHVSNPYPREYASFEPDVLSLEKAAAATGGSVDPASVAAVFDPGGEKVTFHEELWRRFIYAAIVVFLLDLLVRRVRLFDRKFVARRVRTDGAGRKTRLAS is encoded by the coding sequence ATGAGCCGTCGCTTCCGGATCATCGCGTGGACGATCACCTGCGTCGCCCTCGCGGGGTTGCTCTTCTGGGCGTACCGAAGGTACGTGCTGCTGCACCCCGATCCCACGCTCACGTGGGAGCGGAGCGGGGTGAAGTACGAGCTTTTGAATCCGCGGATGCTCGGCGCCGTCCTCCTGGCGCCGTGGTTCGTGGCGGTGCTGGGGGCGTCGCTCGCAGATCTGCCGTGGCAGCAGCGCATCCTGTCGGTGTTCTTGCGGATCGCGTTCGTGGCGCTCATCGCGCTCGGTCTCTCGCGGCTGGCGCGCACGGCGACGACGGAGAAGGTGGCGACGGTGTACCTCGTCGACGTCTCCGACTCGGTGACCGAGGAGTCGCTCGTGGATGCGCGGGCGGCGCTCGCACGCGCGTACGCGGAGAAGCCCGAGGACGCGGTGATCAAGGTGATCACGTTCGCGCGCAGGCCGCGTCTGGTGGAGCATGCAGAGGCGACGGAGGACGCAGAGAAGCAGCTGCCGCCGATCGCGCGTCATGTCGACGCGAGCGGTGCGCAGGCGGACCTCGGTGCAGGGTCGAACCTGCAGGCGGCGCTTCAGCTCGCGTACGGTCTGTATCCGCCCGGGTATTTGAAGCGTGCGGTGCTGCTGTCGGATGGCGTGCAGACCGACGGCGATGTGATCGCGGAGGCGAACCGGGCGCGCGACTTCGGGGTGCGACTTCACACGATCCCGTACCGGAGGCCGGCTCCGCCCGAGGTGGCGCTGCGCGATCTGCGGATGCCGGACCGGGTGAAGGTGGGGGAGACCTTCGAGATCCACGCGGACATCTACGCGAGCCGGGCGACGACGGCGCGAGCGAAGCTCAAGCAGGGCGAGATGCTGAATGGCCTGGAGGGCGTGAAGCAGCTCGAGCTGAAGGCGGGCCCGAACGACGTGGTGTTCAAGAGCGTCGTGCGCGTCGCGGGTCAGGTGACGTACGCGCTCGATCTGGAGGACATCAAGGACGACACGTTCAAGGAGAACAACCGCTGGGCGACGACGATCGATGTGCCCGGTCGTCCTGCGGTGCTCTACGTCGAGGGGACGCCGCAGCATGCGGGGCCGCTGTCGAGCGCGCTCACGGCGCAGCAGCTGGATGTCGACGTGCGTCCGCCGGCCGGGTTCCCGGGGTCGATCAAGGAGCTGGAGCGCTATGACTTTCTGATCGTCTCCGACACGCCGAAGGAGGCGATGAGTCTTCAGGCGCAGGAGCTGATCGAGACGTATGTGCGGGATCTCGGCGGAGGCTTCCTCTTCGCAGGAGGCGAGAGCGGCTACGGGCTCGGCGGGTGGTACCGCACGACGATGGAGCGGATCCTGCCGGTCCGGATGGACAACGAGCGCAAGAAGGAGATGCCGAGCGTGGCGTTGTCGCTGGTCATCGATCGCTCGGGGTCGATGACCGGCCTGCCGCTGGAGATGGCGAAGGCCGCAGCCAAGGCGACGGCGGGGGTGCTGGGCTCCGATGATCTGATCGAGGTGGTCGCGTTCGACACGTCACCGACGCGCTACGTGAAGATGCAGCCGGCGCGCAACCGGTCGCGCATCGTCGGCGAGATTGCGCGCATCCAGCCTGGTGGCGGGACGGAGATCTTCTCTGCGCTCGACGCGGCCTACCAGGACATGACGGTCACCCAGGCGCGGAAGAAGCACGTCATCCTGCTGACGGACGGCAAGGCACCCACGGGTGGCATCCGCGACCTCGTCTCGGCGATGACGGCCGAGTCGATCACGGTCACCACGGTGGGCCTCGGGAGCGATGTCGACGAGCAGCTCCTGAAAATGATCGCCGACACGAGTGGCGGGCGTTACCACGCGGTCGCGGACCCGAACAACCTGCCGCGCATCTTCACGAAGGAGACGGAGATGATCGCGCGCGCGGCCGCGGTCGAGGAATGGTTCCCGGTGACGCAGGTAGGGGACGCGGCGTTCCTGCGTGGCATCGACGTGCGCACGGCGCCGTACCTGCACGGCTATGTCTCAACGAAGATGAAACCGACGCCGGCGCAGGAGCTGTTGAGCAGCGATACGGGGGAGCCGATCCTGGCGCGCTGGAGGATCGGACTCGGGTGGACGCTGGCGTGGACCAGCGACGTGAAGGCGCGCTGGGCGGTCGAGTGGCTGCGCTGGCCAGGGTTCGAGCGGTTCTGGGGGCAGCTCGTCCACGAGCACATGCGGCAGAAGCACCGGCGTGAGCTGGACATGAAGGCGGAGATCGTCGGCGGCGAGCTGCGTGCTTCCGTCGATGCGTTCGCGGTCGATGAGCGGTTCGAGAACAACCTCAGCTCGAAGCTGAGCATCATCGGGCCGGAGCCCGGCGGAGAGACGCGTGTCGTCGACATGCGGCAGACGGCGCCAGGGCGGTACGAGGTGGCGGTGCCGCTCGAGAAGTTCGGCTCGTTCTTGCTGCGCGCGGAGCACATGCGCGAGGCGGCCGACGGCTCGATGAAGCAAGCGGCGGTGAGCTACGGTCACGTGTCGAACCCGTACCCGCGCGAGTACGCGAGCTTCGAGCCGGACGTGCTCTCGCTGGAGAAGGCGGCGGCCGCGACGGGAGGGAGCGTCGATCCTGCAAGCGTGGCAGCGGTGTTCGATCCAGGTGGAGAGAAGGTCACCTTCCACGAGGAGCTGTGGCGTCGCTTCATCTACGCGGCCATCGTGGTGTTCCTGCTGGATCTGCTGGTGCGGCGGGTGCGGCTGTTCGACCGGAAATTTGTAGCACGGCGGGTGCGGACGGACGGCGCCGGCCGCAAAACGCGCCTGGCGTCGTGA
- a CDS encoding glutamate--cysteine ligase produces MAEGSLASDSNEQVLSSRDELLTPFFEAMKPEEFHRIGAEAEKFGVDSTTGAALPYDGARSVVTVLEALIERHGWSPEPEVPGGPLLALHRGGASVTLEPGGQLELSGAPLENVHQICLEMSGHLAELRDISAELNLIWLGIGFHPLARQEDLTWVPKGRYPIMRSYLPTRGQYGHDMMRRTCTVQANFDYASEEKAMRALRVSLRLSPLVTAMFANSPFYEGKAWGGRSYRARVWLDVDPSRQGLIQRVLEGGRGFVDYVEWALDAPMFLIKRDGHVIDNTSQTFRQFMAQGHRGYRATRTDWETHLNSMFPEVRLKRTIEVRGADSLPTNLICALPALWAGILYDERALDAADAFSESFTYDELMALRPAIAEQALTATFRGEKLAVYAERLLDIASGGLERRNRLNKNGKDERVHLERLSSLVSRGQSPADALLEQFGSGGLDPRRRILELAKI; encoded by the coding sequence ATGGCCGAAGGTAGCCTGGCGAGCGATTCCAATGAGCAGGTCCTGAGCTCGCGGGACGAACTCCTCACTCCGTTCTTCGAGGCGATGAAGCCCGAGGAATTTCACCGGATCGGTGCAGAAGCAGAAAAGTTCGGCGTAGATTCGACGACGGGAGCAGCGCTCCCGTACGACGGCGCGCGCAGCGTCGTCACGGTGCTCGAGGCTCTGATCGAGCGGCACGGCTGGTCGCCGGAGCCCGAGGTGCCTGGTGGTCCGCTGCTCGCGCTCCACCGCGGTGGCGCGTCGGTGACCCTGGAGCCGGGAGGGCAGCTCGAGCTGTCCGGTGCTCCGCTGGAAAACGTTCACCAGATCTGTCTGGAGATGAGCGGCCACCTGGCCGAGCTGCGCGACATCTCGGCCGAGCTGAACCTGATCTGGTTGGGGATCGGGTTCCATCCGCTCGCACGGCAAGAGGATCTCACCTGGGTGCCCAAGGGGCGCTATCCGATCATGCGCAGCTACCTGCCCACGCGAGGGCAGTACGGGCACGACATGATGCGCCGGACGTGTACCGTGCAGGCCAACTTCGACTACGCGAGCGAGGAGAAGGCCATGCGCGCCTTGCGGGTGTCGCTCCGCTTGTCGCCGCTGGTGACCGCGATGTTCGCGAACTCTCCCTTCTACGAGGGCAAGGCGTGGGGAGGCAGGAGCTACCGCGCGCGCGTGTGGCTCGACGTGGATCCTTCGCGGCAAGGGTTGATCCAGCGCGTGCTGGAGGGAGGACGAGGCTTCGTCGACTACGTCGAGTGGGCGCTCGATGCACCGATGTTCCTCATCAAGAGGGATGGGCACGTCATCGACAACACTAGCCAGACGTTCCGCCAGTTCATGGCTCAAGGCCACCGCGGCTACCGGGCGACGCGGACCGACTGGGAGACGCACCTCAACTCCATGTTCCCCGAGGTGCGCTTGAAGCGGACCATCGAGGTGCGTGGCGCCGACTCGCTGCCGACGAACCTCATCTGCGCGCTGCCCGCGCTCTGGGCGGGCATCCTGTACGACGAGCGTGCGCTCGATGCGGCCGACGCCTTCTCGGAGAGCTTCACGTACGACGAGCTGATGGCGCTCCGACCGGCGATCGCCGAGCAGGCGCTCACGGCGACCTTCCGAGGCGAGAAGCTCGCCGTGTACGCCGAGCGGTTGCTCGACATCGCGTCGGGGGGACTGGAGCGTCGGAATCGTCTGAACAAGAACGGGAAAGACGAGCGCGTGCACCTGGAGCGGCTCAGCTCTCTGGTCTCGCGTGGTCAGTCGCCCGCAGACGCTCTCCTCGAGCAGTTCGGCAGCGGTGGCCTCGACCCCAGGCGCCGTATCCTCGAGCTGGCCAAGATCTGA